The Lysobacterales bacterium genome has a segment encoding these proteins:
- a CDS encoding bile acid:sodium symporter family protein has product MQATLVTTVLLPLALAVIMFGLGLGLTAGDFARIARYPKAVLVGLALQTGVLPWAAFGIALALRLPPELAVGLMLLAASPGGATANIYSHLARGDVALNITLTAVNSLLCLITLPVILNLALTWFMGAGQFVPPPFAKIVEVAVIIVVPVSLGMVLRAALPGFAVRAEGPVRVLSVAVLVLLVVAAVAQAWSTLLAYLGAVGLACLAFNLASMGTGYAAPLALRLPRRQAIAIAMEIGIHNGTLAIYIALNVLGSAAMAIPAAIYSLIMFVTAALFALWLVRGGSDPAP; this is encoded by the coding sequence ATGCAGGCGACACTGGTAACCACCGTGCTGTTGCCGCTGGCGTTGGCCGTGATCATGTTCGGCCTCGGGCTGGGCCTGACGGCCGGCGACTTCGCCCGTATCGCGCGCTATCCGAAGGCCGTACTGGTCGGACTGGCACTGCAGACCGGCGTCCTGCCCTGGGCGGCATTCGGGATCGCGCTGGCGTTGCGCCTGCCGCCCGAGCTGGCGGTCGGCCTGATGCTCCTGGCGGCGTCGCCGGGCGGCGCCACCGCCAACATCTACAGCCACCTGGCGCGTGGCGACGTCGCCCTGAACATCACGCTGACCGCCGTCAACTCCCTGCTGTGCCTGATCACCTTGCCGGTGATTCTCAACCTGGCGCTCACCTGGTTCATGGGCGCGGGTCAGTTCGTTCCCCCGCCCTTCGCCAAGATCGTCGAGGTCGCTGTGATCATCGTCGTCCCGGTCAGTCTCGGCATGGTGCTGCGCGCCGCGCTGCCGGGCTTCGCGGTACGGGCGGAAGGTCCGGTGCGCGTGCTTTCGGTGGCTGTCCTGGTCCTGCTGGTGGTCGCCGCGGTGGCACAGGCCTGGAGCACCCTGCTCGCCTACCTGGGTGCGGTCGGCCTTGCCTGCCTGGCGTTCAACCTGGCCAGCATGGGAACCGGCTACGCGGCGCCGCTGGCGCTGCGCCTGCCACGCCGGCAGGCGATCGCCATCGCCATGGAGATCGGCATCCACAACGGCACGCTGGCCATCTACATTGCGTTGAACGTCCTGGGCAGCGCTGCCATGGCGATCCCCGCGGCCATCTACAGCCTGATAATGTTCGTGACGGCGGCACTGTTCGCCCTCTGGCTGGTGCGCGGCGGGAGTGATCCGGCGCCCTGA
- a CDS encoding HutD family protein, producing the protein MRVLPANDYRVEPWSNGGGFTRVIAAGRHRACRNVDPGRCPWDWRLSLAEIARAGPFSALPGVARQLMLVEGGPLLLRVDGRATRLDGIGDTLRFTGTDRVEADPGDSPVQVLNLMWRAACLEGRLEPIDLARWTPIARETASPSRLIYLIDALPAWFDAPVAAGDTVRLPNRSSLPDQAPAARGILATLDATTQPG; encoded by the coding sequence ATGCGAGTCCTGCCCGCCAACGACTACAGGGTCGAGCCCTGGAGCAACGGTGGCGGATTCACGCGGGTCATCGCGGCCGGACGCCACCGTGCCTGCCGCAACGTCGATCCGGGGCGATGCCCTTGGGACTGGCGCCTGTCGCTGGCCGAGATCGCCCGGGCCGGTCCGTTTTCAGCGCTGCCGGGCGTGGCACGGCAGCTCATGCTGGTCGAAGGCGGACCACTGCTGCTGCGCGTCGATGGACGCGCCACGCGCCTGGACGGGATCGGCGACACCCTGCGTTTCACGGGTACGGACCGGGTCGAGGCGGACCCGGGCGATTCCCCGGTCCAGGTGTTGAACCTGATGTGGCGGGCGGCCTGCCTGGAAGGAAGGCTGGAGCCCATCGATCTGGCCCGCTGGACCCCGATTGCGCGTGAAACGGCTTCGCCGTCGAGGCTGATCTACCTGATCGACGCCTTGCCCGCCTGGTTCGACGCGCCTGTAGCGGCAGGCGACACGGTGCGGCTTCCGAACCGGTCGTCCCTGCCCGACCAGGCGCCCGCCGCACGTGGCATTCTTGCCACCCTGGACGCAACCACCCAGCCGGGCTGA
- a CDS encoding energy transducer TonB: MSIRTLVSEPIRWPRVGAMSAALNLHVVAAGLLVLAATVPPSANPIPATPPTLQVEIVEPPPIEAPVVPALEAVLEPPPMHTPQLRRDRASPAASQVVAPRLPVAHTDLPPAPIPLSGAEPGAAVTAAPADRGVTVVRTRQPHYSVVARNRGMQGEAVLRVLVGDDGQVRTIEVLSSSGHRELDQAALLAVRAWRFSAAIEQGRPVAAWVQVPVSFRLH; encoded by the coding sequence ATGAGCATCCGCACTCTCGTGTCCGAACCGATCCGCTGGCCCCGCGTCGGCGCCATGTCGGCCGCCCTCAACCTGCACGTCGTCGCAGCCGGACTGCTGGTGCTCGCGGCCACGGTTCCCCCTTCGGCCAACCCGATCCCGGCAACGCCGCCGACCTTGCAGGTGGAGATCGTCGAGCCGCCACCGATCGAGGCACCTGTGGTGCCCGCCCTCGAAGCGGTGCTGGAACCGCCACCCATGCACACGCCGCAGTTGCGCAGGGATCGAGCGAGTCCTGCCGCCAGCCAGGTCGTCGCGCCCCGCCTGCCGGTGGCCCACACCGACCTGCCACCCGCTCCGATCCCGCTGAGCGGGGCCGAGCCGGGCGCTGCGGTCACGGCGGCACCTGCCGACCGCGGCGTCACGGTGGTTCGCACCCGCCAGCCGCACTATTCGGTGGTTGCCCGCAACCGGGGCATGCAGGGCGAAGCCGTGCTTCGCGTCCTGGTCGGCGACGATGGCCAGGTGCGCACCATCGAGGTGCTGTCCAGCAGCGGCCATCGGGAACTCGACCAGGCGGCGCTGCTCGCTGTGCGCGCGTGGCGATTCTCGGCCGCCATCGAGCAGGGTCGACCCGTGGCGGCCTGGGTCCAGGTGCCGGTCTCGTTCCGCCTGCACTGA
- a CDS encoding TraB/GumN family protein, which translates to MPLQTVRRTLLAITWALVGLVPTAPAWTSDTAADDGETVLATVLVTGDQPGPGLWRVRNGDHSLWLLGTVSPLPRRMRWMSDEVEGRIALSQVVIFPPTMNFDSGMGRVRGLFLLPSLLKARNNPEGVLLSDLLPAPLYARWQALKARHMPNNRSAERWRPLFAGDRLYAEAIKGEGLRAGGVVGPVVVRAARRHDVPVERPSVKIRIDDPRELLRRFSRTALDDTNCLDLLMARLEQDLDKMRERANAWAVGDLQRLKALAGVEVGRACIDAVLQSTVAAELGMEDLPGRLRTAWLDTVDSALSTHVSSFGIMPIEFLLGDDGVLATLAARGYLVESPDEERAAGDPVETDMQPE; encoded by the coding sequence ATGCCCCTCCAGACAGTCCGACGCACTTTGCTGGCGATCACTTGGGCCCTGGTGGGCCTGGTGCCGACCGCACCCGCCTGGACATCCGATACCGCAGCCGACGACGGAGAAACGGTACTGGCCACCGTACTGGTGACCGGCGACCAGCCTGGTCCTGGTCTCTGGCGGGTCCGCAACGGCGACCACAGCCTTTGGTTGCTCGGCACCGTGTCGCCCCTGCCGCGGCGGATGCGCTGGATGTCGGACGAGGTGGAGGGTCGCATCGCGCTTTCCCAGGTGGTGATCTTTCCGCCCACGATGAACTTCGACAGCGGCATGGGACGGGTTCGTGGGCTGTTCCTGCTGCCGTCGTTGCTCAAGGCCAGGAACAATCCGGAGGGCGTGCTGCTTTCCGACCTGTTGCCAGCGCCCCTGTACGCGCGTTGGCAGGCGCTCAAGGCCAGGCACATGCCGAACAACCGCAGCGCAGAGCGATGGCGCCCGCTGTTCGCTGGCGACCGGCTGTACGCCGAGGCCATAAAGGGCGAAGGCTTGCGTGCCGGCGGCGTCGTGGGGCCGGTTGTCGTCCGCGCCGCACGCAGGCACGACGTTCCGGTGGAGCGGCCGTCGGTCAAGATCCGGATCGACGACCCGAGGGAGTTGCTGCGCCGCTTCTCGAGGACCGCGCTGGACGACACCAACTGCCTCGACCTGCTCATGGCCAGGCTGGAGCAGGATCTCGACAAGATGCGCGAGCGCGCCAATGCCTGGGCGGTCGGTGACCTGCAACGCCTGAAGGCGCTGGCCGGCGTGGAGGTGGGACGGGCCTGCATCGATGCGGTACTGCAATCGACGGTGGCTGCCGAACTGGGCATGGAAGACCTGCCCGGTCGGCTGCGCACTGCCTGGCTGGATACCGTGGACTCCGCCCTGTCCACCCACGTCAGCAGCTTCGGCATCATGCCTATCGAGTTCCTGCTCGGTGACGACGGCGTGCTGGCCACGCTGGCGGCGCGCGGCTACCTCGTCGAGTCGCCCGACGAGGAGCGGGCGGCCGGGGATCCGGTGGAGACCGACATGCAACCGGAGTGA
- a CDS encoding serine/threonine protein kinase, whose translation MAEARAKRLQDLFHLAAGLPADEQVPALIRACPDDPDLLAEVLALLEVGRGGASPLGETGLQALSEGALALLPVALSAEGGRVGPWQIEAVLGRGGMGQVYRAVRAEVPQAPPVALKLVRGDRLQPAVLERFSTERRLLAHLDHPGICGFIDAGRLADGTPWVAMELIDGEPLLDWCDRRSLGIEERLRLLRRILSAVAHAHGRLVVHRDLKPGNVLVTASGQPKLLDFGIGKSLAPADDTHTATTERFLTPGHAAPEQLRGEPTGVACDVYALGALAYELLTGQPVFVTSGLRPGEIERLLLEVPPQPPSQRAGSAQIAAARALPGPAALARRLAGDLDTIILRCLRKRPEDRYASVAELDADIERHLDRRPIQARRGERAYRIGRFVARNRVAVSLGAALALAVIAGTLATAMQTFELARQRNAAVLERDRAEAVVEVLRGAFLAADPARVAGADMRVRQVLDAALPRLEAVAESQPALFVKLADTLAGVEFDLSSDSRAAALAQRALALVDRTDADFATITRLRLVAARALMNLGDVETADALLQQQALEGGGESPEWSVAQAWLETRTGRYLLAEERLRNVLQTVADAGPDNELATEARWRIADLYRLMRRFEEMLAELDGTLAWQLSTLADDHPRVARTQLRRMNAMAAAGRGEQALADLAPVMERLIVSYGDDSAMAALARTALGETHFHLGQYQEAVDLYQRAWTAWKDVLGEGHRNTLRAGYNLALYTMKLPDGDARAEPILREVLRSGEQHQEPGDISVCLFRSILADLLLRHERSLEALDLVASPGAAACPEIGNLSNVRRQMDVSERAMAAAGCHGAAPPLACGRAGAIREKALDYLARREAERSEN comes from the coding sequence ATGGCGGAGGCACGCGCGAAGCGGCTCCAGGACCTGTTCCACCTCGCTGCCGGGTTGCCCGCGGACGAGCAGGTGCCTGCCCTGATCCGCGCCTGCCCGGACGATCCGGACCTGCTCGCCGAGGTGCTGGCTCTGCTCGAAGTGGGCCGGGGGGGTGCCAGCCCGCTGGGCGAAACCGGCCTGCAGGCGCTTTCCGAGGGCGCCCTTGCCCTGCTGCCCGTGGCACTTTCTGCCGAAGGGGGGCGGGTCGGTCCCTGGCAGATCGAGGCGGTTCTGGGGCGCGGCGGCATGGGCCAGGTCTACCGCGCGGTGCGGGCCGAGGTGCCGCAGGCGCCGCCGGTCGCCCTGAAGCTGGTGCGTGGCGACCGTCTGCAGCCGGCCGTGCTCGAGCGCTTTTCGACCGAACGTCGCCTCCTCGCCCATCTCGACCACCCGGGCATCTGCGGTTTCATCGATGCCGGACGCCTCGCCGATGGGACGCCCTGGGTCGCCATGGAACTGATCGACGGCGAGCCCCTGCTGGACTGGTGCGACCGGCGCAGTCTCGGGATCGAGGAGCGGCTGCGGCTTCTGCGCCGGATCCTGTCGGCGGTGGCGCATGCCCATGGCCGCCTGGTGGTGCATCGGGACCTCAAACCCGGCAATGTCCTGGTGACCGCCAGCGGGCAGCCCAAGCTGCTCGACTTCGGGATCGGCAAGTCGCTTGCCCCTGCGGACGACACCCACACCGCGACCACCGAGCGGTTCCTGACGCCCGGCCACGCCGCGCCCGAACAGCTCAGGGGCGAGCCCACCGGCGTCGCCTGCGATGTCTATGCCCTGGGCGCACTGGCCTATGAACTCCTGACCGGCCAGCCGGTGTTCGTCACCTCGGGGTTGCGCCCGGGAGAAATCGAACGACTGCTGCTCGAGGTGCCACCGCAGCCGCCCAGCCAGCGCGCCGGAAGCGCGCAGATCGCCGCTGCCCGAGCACTTCCAGGGCCTGCGGCGCTGGCCAGGCGCCTTGCCGGCGACCTCGACACGATCATTCTGCGCTGTCTTCGGAAACGCCCTGAAGATCGCTACGCGAGCGTCGCCGAACTCGACGCGGACATCGAGCGGCACCTCGACCGCCGCCCCATCCAAGCCCGCCGGGGTGAGCGCGCCTACCGGATCGGCCGTTTCGTCGCGCGAAACCGCGTTGCCGTGTCGCTCGGCGCCGCTCTGGCCCTCGCGGTTATTGCGGGCACCCTGGCAACGGCAATGCAGACCTTCGAACTGGCACGTCAACGCAACGCCGCCGTCCTGGAGCGGGATCGTGCGGAGGCCGTCGTCGAGGTCCTGCGCGGCGCCTTCCTTGCCGCCGATCCGGCGCGCGTCGCCGGTGCCGACATGCGCGTCCGGCAGGTGCTGGACGCCGCCCTGCCCCGTCTGGAAGCGGTGGCGGAAAGCCAGCCGGCCCTGTTCGTCAAGCTCGCCGACACCCTGGCTGGTGTCGAATTCGACCTGTCCTCCGATTCGCGCGCCGCCGCCCTGGCGCAGCGCGCACTCGCCCTGGTCGACCGGACGGACGCCGATTTCGCGACGATCACCCGCCTGCGCCTGGTGGCGGCGCGGGCGCTCATGAACCTCGGTGACGTCGAGACCGCCGACGCCCTCCTGCAGCAACAGGCACTGGAGGGTGGCGGCGAGTCGCCGGAGTGGTCGGTGGCGCAAGCATGGCTCGAAACGCGCACGGGTCGATATCTCCTGGCGGAGGAGCGATTGCGAAACGTGTTGCAGACGGTTGCCGACGCCGGTCCGGACAACGAGCTGGCCACCGAGGCGCGTTGGCGGATCGCCGACCTGTATCGCCTGATGCGACGATTCGAGGAAATGCTGGCCGAACTTGATGGGACTCTGGCTTGGCAACTCAGCACACTTGCCGATGACCATCCACGGGTCGCCCGCACCCAGCTCAGGCGAATGAATGCCATGGCGGCTGCCGGTCGCGGTGAACAGGCGTTGGCTGACCTGGCACCGGTGATGGAGCGGTTGATCGTTAGTTACGGCGACGACAGTGCCATGGCCGCCCTGGCCCGGACCGCCCTGGGCGAGACCCACTTCCACCTCGGCCAGTACCAGGAGGCGGTAGACCTGTACCAGCGCGCCTGGACAGCCTGGAAGGATGTGCTCGGTGAAGGACATCGCAACACGCTTCGCGCAGGCTACAACCTTGCCCTCTACACAATGAAGCTACCCGATGGCGACGCGCGAGCCGAACCGATCCTGCGCGAGGTGCTGCGATCCGGGGAGCAGCACCAGGAGCCGGGCGATATCAGTGTCTGCCTGTTCCGCTCGATCCTCGCAGACCTGCTGCTGCGCCACGAGCGCTCGCTGGAAGCGCTGGACCTGGTCGCCAGCCCGGGCGCGGCCGCCTGTCCGGAGATTGGCAACCTCTCGAACGTGAGACGGCAGATGGATGTTTCCGAACGCGCCATGGCTGCGGCGGGCTGCCATGGAGCTGCACCACCCCTGGCCTGTGGTCGGGCCGGGGCCATCCGAGAGAAGGCGCTCGACTATCTGGCCCGGCGGGAGGCCGAGCGGTCAGAAAACTGA
- a CDS encoding sigma-70 family RNA polymerase sigma factor, producing the protein MDADVTDLLHAWKRGDRSVENSLIERIYPVLHDMARAQLFRSGGPATLRATELAHEAYERLHRQQRVDWQDRNHFFAIAATVIRRVLVDHVRQRHSAKRGGGTVVVALDEQLSGELPTQRDGVDWLALDQALDGLERMDAECARVVELRVFSGLTVDEVAEVLGSSSATVGRQWRFARAWLGRQLDFSTH; encoded by the coding sequence ATGGACGCTGACGTCACCGACCTGCTGCATGCCTGGAAGCGTGGCGACCGCAGTGTCGAGAACTCCCTGATCGAGCGCATCTATCCGGTGCTGCACGACATGGCCCGCGCCCAGCTGTTCCGAAGCGGCGGACCGGCGACCCTGCGCGCGACCGAACTCGCCCACGAGGCGTATGAACGGCTGCACAGGCAGCAGCGGGTGGATTGGCAGGACCGCAACCATTTCTTCGCGATCGCCGCGACGGTGATCCGCCGGGTCCTGGTCGACCATGTCCGGCAGCGCCACAGCGCCAAGCGCGGGGGCGGCACGGTGGTGGTCGCACTGGACGAGCAGCTGTCGGGCGAATTGCCGACCCAACGGGACGGCGTCGACTGGCTGGCGCTGGACCAGGCCCTCGACGGCCTCGAGCGCATGGATGCCGAGTGCGCCCGGGTGGTCGAGCTGCGCGTCTTCTCCGGCCTTACCGTCGACGAGGTGGCGGAAGTGCTCGGCTCGTCCAGCGCCACGGTCGGCCGTCAGTGGCGGTTCGCACGGGCGTGGCTGGGCCGACAACTGGACTTTTCGACCCACTGA
- a CDS encoding S9 family peptidase — protein sequence MLRPILASLLALAAVACSREPAPAPPGEPAQARAPTRLEEVPLIPRETLFGNPERANVQISPDGRYLSWIAPVDGVLNVWVAPADDVAASRAVTSDTARGIRQYFWSYRPDTLLYLRDSGGDEDFHLYAVDLVRGTSRDLTPFESTRAVVYEVSHLHPDQILVGMNDRDRQWHDLYRVDLASGERSLVQRNSERIAGYLTGPDFRVRLATRSREDGGTDVLEPTEDGGWKVRESIGFDDYLTTGYLSVTTDGASVYLRESRDRNTVALYEVDLASGERTLVFEDPRADVSDALVHPQTGRAQAVAANYLRNEWTVLDQEIATDMERLRALGAGEASVSARTLDDSVWIVAYAAAEEPSTYYRYDRAGDGTITRLFSARPALDGKPLVPMWPVEIPSRDGLTLVSYLTLPAFADPDRDGHPAAPVPLVLLVHGGPWARDQYGYSSYPQWLANRGYAVLQVNYRGSTGFGKDFVNHSNHEWAGAMHDDLVDAVQWAVDRGVTRADQVAIMGGSYGGYATLVGLTFTPETFRCGVDIVGPSNLVTLFESFPAYWASFMEQWYRRVGDPRTEEGRALLMERSPISHVDRIQRPLLIAQGANDPRVVKAESDQIVEAMQARGIPVTYVLFPDEGHGFARPENSKAFTAVAEGFLAVCLAGRAEPIGSDFDGSSITVPVGADGVPELATALAGHEQAVRN from the coding sequence ATCCTGCGTCCCATCCTGGCAAGCCTGCTGGCGCTTGCGGCAGTCGCCTGCAGCCGGGAGCCAGCCCCTGCGCCGCCGGGCGAACCCGCGCAGGCGCGAGCGCCGACCCGCCTCGAAGAGGTGCCACTGATCCCGCGCGAAACCCTGTTCGGCAACCCCGAGCGTGCCAACGTCCAGATCAGCCCTGATGGCAGGTACCTGAGCTGGATCGCGCCGGTCGATGGCGTACTGAACGTCTGGGTCGCCCCGGCCGACGATGTCGCCGCCAGCCGCGCCGTCACCAGCGACACGGCACGTGGCATCCGGCAGTACTTCTGGTCCTACCGCCCCGACACACTGCTCTACCTGCGCGACAGCGGCGGCGATGAGGACTTTCACCTGTATGCGGTCGACCTGGTCCGCGGCACCAGCCGCGACCTGACGCCGTTCGAGAGCACGCGGGCGGTGGTGTACGAAGTCAGCCACCTGCACCCGGACCAGATCCTGGTCGGCATGAACGACCGCGACCGCCAGTGGCACGACCTGTACCGGGTCGACCTGGCCAGCGGCGAACGTTCGCTGGTGCAACGCAACAGCGAGCGAATCGCCGGCTACCTGACCGGCCCGGACTTCCGGGTCCGTCTTGCCACGCGCTCGCGCGAGGATGGCGGCACCGACGTGCTCGAGCCCACCGAGGACGGCGGCTGGAAGGTGCGCGAGAGCATCGGCTTCGACGACTACCTGACCACCGGCTACCTGAGCGTCACCACGGACGGCGCCAGCGTCTACCTGCGCGAATCCCGGGACAGGAACACTGTGGCGCTGTACGAGGTCGACCTCGCCAGCGGCGAGCGGACCCTGGTGTTCGAGGACCCCCGGGCCGACGTGTCCGACGCACTGGTCCATCCGCAGACCGGGCGGGCGCAGGCAGTTGCCGCCAACTACCTGCGCAACGAGTGGACCGTGCTGGACCAGGAGATCGCCACCGACATGGAACGGCTGCGCGCCCTTGGCGCCGGCGAGGCGTCCGTTTCGGCCCGCACGCTGGACGATTCGGTCTGGATCGTCGCTTATGCCGCTGCCGAGGAGCCGTCCACCTACTACCGCTACGACCGTGCCGGCGACGGGACGATCACCCGCCTGTTCAGTGCCCGCCCGGCGCTTGACGGCAAGCCCTTGGTGCCCATGTGGCCGGTCGAAATCCCCAGTCGCGATGGCCTGACCCTGGTTAGCTACCTGACCCTCCCGGCTTTCGCGGATCCCGATCGCGACGGCCACCCTGCCGCGCCGGTACCCCTGGTGCTGCTGGTCCATGGCGGGCCCTGGGCCCGCGATCAGTACGGCTATTCGAGCTATCCGCAGTGGTTGGCCAATCGCGGTTACGCCGTGCTCCAGGTCAACTACCGCGGGTCCACCGGCTTCGGCAAGGACTTCGTCAACCACAGCAACCATGAGTGGGCGGGCGCCATGCACGACGACCTGGTCGACGCGGTGCAATGGGCCGTCGACCGCGGCGTGACCCGCGCCGACCAGGTGGCGATCATGGGCGGCAGCTATGGCGGCTACGCCACCCTGGTCGGTCTGACCTTCACCCCGGAGACCTTCCGGTGCGGGGTGGACATCGTCGGGCCGTCCAACCTGGTCACCCTGTTCGAGTCGTTCCCGGCCTACTGGGCCAGCTTCATGGAACAGTGGTACCGCCGGGTCGGCGACCCGCGCACCGAGGAAGGCCGGGCGTTGCTGATGGAACGCTCGCCGATCAGCCACGTCGATCGGATCCAGCGCCCATTGCTGATCGCCCAGGGCGCCAACGACCCGCGGGTGGTCAAGGCGGAGAGCGACCAGATCGTCGAGGCCATGCAGGCACGCGGCATCCCTGTCACCTACGTCCTGTTCCCCGACGAGGGTCATGGCTTCGCCCGGCCGGAAAACAGCAAGGCGTTCACGGCGGTCGCCGAGGGCTTTCTGGCGGTCTGCCTGGCAGGCCGTGCCGAGCCGATCGGTTCCGACTTCGACGGCTCCAGCATCACGGTTCCCGTGGGGGCCGATGGCGTCCCCGAGCTGGCGACTGCCCTGGCGGGGCACGAACAGGCGGTCCGCAACTGA
- a CDS encoding winged helix-turn-helix transcriptional regulator, producing the protein MAELDSPLPRAGAPGVRLPGIELDLEGHRLLVDGRQRACSQRAMALLALLHQRPGRVWPRGELLDALWPGGQVVADEALSQLVFRLRAALGPRGDCIVTVRGVGVRLDATSELVPAREPVPDPPPAHADGEPRVVAARDPAPAPPALDAVSIGLPAPAAASGRKPGSPAMRTVLPLVLVLALIVLVLAAALLRHWRAGSATDTRWMDLGLGVQTSDLGDVPAEVKLLVAEAFEQERQGDRARARALMEAAHGSSESPLPALILVLWTLSIDDGSQGQEWLARATQRERGGNAYLLLLENYVRAESEGRPLETIRHAGALLDLRPQAWFLRLARAHLYGSKGLRELALEELRGITADDLRHPRLAMAIADLAAYGDIAAARARLASHDAAMDTPELALARARIDWTDGNLVGARAGLVRAAQLGRSLGRLDVHDRGLAYAGLLDLIDDRPGDALPLLERSRAGARDRRATGLELDLTLLLAHGHAALGHSGDLRLEMEHAIRLARSQPSDSMADFVRLVALRLTPDLDSADAPDSEEPGATSLIDARRALARGDADLARIQVDRAVAQGSLEARLAEETRLLRVELGLPAPAGPPLHPPHPPLTRFVVQHLADGWREPATAVTSEPLASPVGQAPGH; encoded by the coding sequence GTGGCCGAACTGGACAGTCCGTTGCCAAGGGCCGGCGCCCCCGGCGTGCGCCTGCCCGGCATCGAGCTCGACCTGGAGGGCCACCGGCTGCTGGTCGACGGCCGGCAGCGCGCCTGTTCGCAGCGGGCCATGGCCCTGCTCGCCCTGCTCCACCAGCGTCCCGGCCGCGTGTGGCCTCGTGGGGAACTGCTGGACGCACTCTGGCCCGGCGGCCAGGTGGTCGCCGACGAGGCGCTGAGCCAGCTGGTGTTCCGTCTGCGCGCCGCCCTCGGCCCGCGCGGCGACTGCATCGTCACGGTGCGCGGCGTTGGGGTACGCCTGGACGCGACGAGCGAGCTGGTGCCCGCCCGGGAACCGGTGCCCGATCCCCCGCCGGCTCACGCCGACGGGGAGCCGCGTGTCGTCGCCGCAAGAGACCCCGCGCCGGCGCCGCCGGCTCTCGACGCGGTCTCCATCGGCCTCCCCGCGCCTGCCGCTGCGAGCGGCCGGAAGCCGGGCTCGCCGGCCATGCGGACGGTGCTGCCGCTTGTGCTGGTCCTTGCCCTGATCGTGCTCGTGCTCGCGGCCGCGCTCCTTCGGCACTGGCGGGCCGGCAGCGCAACCGACACCCGCTGGATGGACCTTGGCCTGGGTGTCCAGACGAGCGACTTGGGTGACGTCCCTGCGGAAGTGAAGCTCCTGGTCGCGGAAGCCTTCGAACAGGAGCGTCAGGGCGACCGTGCCCGGGCCCGCGCCCTCATGGAGGCTGCGCACGGCAGCTCGGAATCGCCCTTGCCGGCGCTGATCCTGGTGTTGTGGACGCTTAGCATCGACGATGGCAGCCAGGGCCAGGAATGGCTCGCCCGGGCCACGCAACGGGAGCGTGGCGGCAATGCCTACCTGCTGCTGCTGGAGAACTATGTCCGCGCCGAATCGGAAGGGCGGCCTCTGGAGACCATCCGCCACGCAGGCGCCCTGCTCGACCTGAGGCCGCAGGCCTGGTTCCTGCGCCTGGCGCGCGCGCACCTCTACGGGTCCAAGGGACTGCGCGAGCTGGCCCTCGAGGAACTGCGGGGCATCACGGCGGACGACCTGCGCCACCCGAGGCTGGCGATGGCGATCGCCGACCTAGCCGCCTACGGCGACATTGCAGCCGCCCGGGCAAGGCTGGCCAGCCATGACGCCGCAATGGACACGCCCGAGCTGGCGCTGGCCCGGGCCCGGATCGACTGGACCGACGGCAACCTGGTGGGTGCGCGTGCCGGACTGGTCCGGGCAGCGCAGCTTGGACGCAGCCTGGGGCGCCTGGATGTGCACGACCGGGGGCTGGCCTATGCTGGCCTGCTGGATCTGATCGACGACCGTCCAGGCGATGCGCTCCCGCTCCTGGAGCGTTCGCGGGCCGGCGCACGGGACCGTCGTGCCACCGGCCTCGAGCTCGATCTGACCCTGCTGCTGGCCCACGGCCATGCCGCACTGGGACATTCGGGCGATCTTCGCCTCGAGATGGAGCACGCCATCCGACTGGCCCGCAGTCAGCCGTCGGACAGCATGGCCGACTTCGTCCGGCTGGTGGCGTTGCGACTGACGCCGGACCTCGATTCCGCGGATGCCCCCGACAGCGAGGAGCCAGGCGCCACCAGCCTTATCGACGCCCGCCGCGCCCTTGCGCGGGGAGACGCCGACCTGGCCCGGATCCAGGTCGACAGAGCGGTCGCGCAGGGCAGCCTCGAGGCGCGCCTCGCGGAAGAGACCCGTCTGCTGAGGGTCGAACTGGGCCTGCCCGCGCCTGCCGGACCGCCCCTGCACCCGCCGCATCCGCCGCTGACCCGCTTTGTGGTGCAGCACCTGGCCGATGGCTGGCGAGAACCCGCCACGGCGGTCACCAGCGAGCCCTTGGCGAGTCCCGTCGGGCAGGCCCCAGGCCACTGA